A genomic segment from Desulfurispirillum indicum S5 encodes:
- a CDS encoding IS5 family transposase (programmed frameshift) — translation MSKVQSWEVSDAFWQRVEPLLPIHQRDLDKVYKRKPGGGRKRLNPRKAFSGIVYVLRTGCQWKAIPKEQFGCASAVHKYFIEWSKAGVFEAIWRQGLAEYDEMEGIAWEWQSIDGGMYKAPMALETVGKNPTDRGKNGSKRHVLVDGRGVPLSIVVTGANRHDVSQLEAVLDGVVFEKPAEQEQHLCADCGYKGKQALSSILQRGYIPHVKQRKEEIEDKKRDPSKKARRWIVEASISWFNRFRKIHVRFEKLEVTHYGLTCLAAAIITYRKIGVIYG, via the exons ATGTCTAAAGTGCAATCATGGGAAGTCTCAGATGCTTTCTGGCAAAGAGTTGAGCCTTTGCTGCCAATCCATCAAAGAGATCTTGACAAGGTCTACAAGCGCAAGCCTGGTGGTGGGCGCAAGCGACTTAACCCCAGGAAGGCGTTTTCCGGCATTGTCTATGTTCTGCGCACCGGTTGTCAGTGGAAAGCGATACCCAAGGAGCAGTTTGGTTGCGCAAGTGCCGTGCACAAGTACTTCATTGAGTGGAGTAAGGCCGGTGTATTCGAAGCTATTTGGCGTCAAGGGCTGGCTGAGTATGACGAGATGGAGGGAATTGCCTGGGAGTGGCAAAGCATAGATGGCGGAATGTACAAAGCACCAATGGCTCTTGAAACCGTAGGGAAGAACCCGACGGATCGGGGA AAAAACGGGAGCAAGCGTCATGTCCTGGTGGACGGTCGTGGCGTCCCGTTGTCCATCGTCGTAACCGGAGCGAACCGGCATGATGTGAGCCAGCTTGAAGCTGTTCTTGATGGCGTAGTCTTCGAGAAGCCTGCAGAGCAGGAGCAGCATCTTTGCGCAGATTGTGGCTACAAGGGAAAGCAGGCGCTCAGCAGCATTCTTCAGCGCGGATACATACCCCATGTAAAGCAGCGAAAAGAAGAGATCGAGGACAAGAAGCGTGACCCATCAAAGAAGGCGAGGCGCTGGATAGTGGAAGCATCTATTTCCTGGTTCAACCGTTTCAGGAAGATTCATGTGCGCTTTGAGAAGCTTGAGGTCACTCACTACGGGTTGACGTGTCTTGCGGCAGCCATAATCACATACAGGAAAATCGGCGTAATTTATGGATAA
- a CDS encoding type II toxin-antitoxin system Phd/YefM family antitoxin yields the protein MPVVSASEARANLYRLIDEVAHSHQPITITGKRNKAVLVAEEDWNSIRESLYLLSIPGMRESIREGMPTPVEECSEELDW from the coding sequence ATGCCGGTAGTGAGCGCCAGTGAAGCCCGTGCCAATCTGTATCGGCTTATTGATGAGGTAGCACACTCCCACCAGCCTATAACCATCACCGGGAAAAGGAATAAAGCTGTTCTTGTTGCTGAAGAAGACTGGAATTCCATTCGGGAAAGCCTGTACCTGCTCTCCATTCCCGGTATGCGCGAATCCATCCGCGAAGGCATGCCGACCCCGGTGGAAGAGTGCAGCGAGGAATTGGACTGGTGA
- a CDS encoding putative iron-sulfur cluster-binding metallochaperone, whose amino-acid sequence MSDCCSSCCKQTSFPKKHKCPVNGKKYSLVSSSTIKHHIKDPWLWNETSQGYYFCSDPNCEVVYFGQDNSIIKKSSMRTEVGIKENNENSLICYCYGVTQKEAAENPDTRNFIIKETQQQNCACESRNPSGKCCLSDFPKQ is encoded by the coding sequence ATGTCAGATTGCTGTTCATCATGCTGTAAACAAACATCTTTTCCAAAAAAGCACAAATGTCCGGTGAATGGAAAAAAATATAGCTTGGTGTCCTCATCAACAATAAAGCATCATATCAAAGACCCCTGGCTATGGAATGAAACATCACAAGGGTACTATTTTTGCTCTGACCCTAATTGTGAAGTTGTGTACTTCGGGCAAGATAATTCAATAATCAAAAAATCATCAATGAGAACAGAGGTCGGGATTAAAGAAAATAATGAAAATTCTCTTATTTGTTATTGTTACGGTGTAACACAAAAAGAAGCAGCAGAGAATCCGGATACCCGGAACTTCATAATCAAAGAGACACAACAACAAAACTGTGCATGTGAATCAAGAAATCCATCAGGTAAATGCTGCTTATCGGATTTTCCAAAGCAATGA
- a CDS encoding diguanylate cyclase — protein MSLRQKILLLSFMAITGMFLTIWLQYGNFIIQTRAVERVSANVQTVSALSGAVHELQKERGQAVTGQYQNLDRQFRHTDAALDTLEKTPVPLPGFRERLDAVRHSTLQQSAGFADIRLEYTQLLRQLLDAMDTLTHEPRLTIAASDIDAHRHLIEAKEYLGQIRATLGQILESEQPEPVALRTLFSLKGLYDEQVRRLRGKASAELSHAFEDKCRDQANERMFQALEHIMAHGVVPTSLTTMGWWTTSSMVINNMKSLEELSLEIIRQHTHEELSQLQSSMHVGMAVVSVAALAVLFLTISATTSLLRALSAVLSSIDRIVRNQDFSSRIPTRGPNEITHIATTFNTLLSLAEALIQEKETLAITDPLTGISNRLQFTRVLDDEAARKRRNSTPMALIMFDIDHFKRVNDTWGHNTGDAVLKEIARIVSAGIRASDVFARWGGEEFVLLLRDNDCKAARIVAEKLRQQIEWHPFPIIGNLTCSFGVTAWQPDDDEAGFLARADKALYASKAAGRNQVSCEKHGRLDCSSDGLC, from the coding sequence GTGAGCCTGCGACAGAAAATTCTGCTCTTGAGCTTCATGGCGATAACCGGCATGTTTCTTACCATTTGGCTGCAATACGGTAACTTTATCATTCAGACCCGCGCTGTGGAGCGGGTCAGCGCGAACGTCCAGACTGTCAGCGCTCTTTCAGGAGCCGTGCACGAACTGCAAAAAGAGCGAGGGCAGGCTGTCACAGGGCAATACCAGAATCTGGATCGCCAATTTCGCCACACAGATGCCGCCCTCGACACCCTGGAGAAGACACCAGTGCCGCTGCCCGGTTTTCGTGAACGACTTGACGCGGTTCGGCACAGCACGCTGCAGCAGTCAGCGGGCTTCGCTGACATACGGCTGGAGTACACACAGCTTCTGCGCCAGCTGCTGGACGCCATGGATACCCTCACCCATGAACCACGCCTGACCATTGCCGCCAGTGACATCGATGCCCATCGTCATCTGATTGAAGCCAAGGAGTATCTTGGTCAGATCCGCGCCACCCTGGGACAGATTCTGGAAAGCGAACAGCCGGAACCCGTTGCGTTGCGCACGCTGTTCAGCCTGAAGGGGCTCTATGATGAGCAGGTGCGACGGCTGAGAGGCAAAGCGTCTGCCGAGCTCTCCCATGCCTTTGAGGACAAGTGCCGTGACCAGGCCAATGAGCGCATGTTTCAGGCTCTGGAGCATATCATGGCCCATGGAGTTGTCCCCACATCCCTGACCACCATGGGCTGGTGGACCACTTCGTCAATGGTTATCAATAACATGAAGTCCCTGGAAGAGCTCTCCCTGGAAATCATCAGACAGCACACCCATGAAGAACTCAGTCAGCTGCAGTCGTCAATGCATGTGGGAATGGCAGTTGTGTCTGTTGCCGCCCTCGCGGTGCTGTTTCTGACGATATCCGCCACCACCAGTCTTTTACGGGCACTGAGTGCCGTCTTGTCCAGTATTGACCGCATTGTGCGTAACCAGGACTTCAGCAGCCGCATACCCACCCGTGGGCCGAATGAAATTACCCATATTGCCACCACCTTCAACACCCTGCTTTCCCTGGCGGAGGCCCTGATACAGGAGAAAGAAACCCTGGCGATTACCGATCCCCTTACGGGCATCTCCAACCGGTTGCAGTTCACTCGGGTGCTGGATGACGAAGCCGCCAGAAAGCGACGCAACTCCACCCCCATGGCGCTGATCATGTTCGACATAGACCACTTTAAGCGAGTCAATGACACCTGGGGTCACAACACCGGGGATGCCGTACTGAAGGAAATTGCCAGGATTGTCAGCGCGGGGATTCGCGCAAGTGACGTCTTTGCCCGCTGGGGTGGCGAAGAATTCGTATTGCTGCTCAGGGATAATGACTGCAAAGCTGCCAGGATCGTTGCGGAAAAACTGCGGCAGCAGATAGAATGGCATCCGTTTCCCATCATAGGGAATCTGACCTGCAGCTTCGGCGTGACCGCGTGGCAGCCCGATGACGATGAAGCCGGGTTTCTGGCCCGTGCCGACAAGGCCCTGTACGCCTCGAAAGCCGCCGGGCGCAACCAGGTCTCCTGTGAAAAACATGGACGCCTGGATTGCAGCAGCGACGGGCTTTGCTGA
- a CDS encoding lipocalin family protein — MKKLLLLFSALLLKGCLGMPKAVQPVTDFELERYLGTWYEIARLDHSFERGLSGVTAEYRLRDDGGIQVLNRGFSESKNQWKEAVGKAYFVNSDSEGFLKVSFFGPFYGSYVIFELDHENYQYAFISGPNTGYLWFLSRTPTVEQEMMEKFLSAARARGFDTDNLIFVGHGRQE, encoded by the coding sequence ATGAAAAAACTGTTACTGCTTTTCAGTGCTCTTCTGCTCAAAGGGTGTCTGGGGATGCCGAAAGCTGTCCAGCCTGTTACGGATTTTGAGCTGGAGCGCTATCTGGGAACCTGGTACGAGATCGCGCGTCTGGATCATTCGTTCGAACGGGGCTTAAGCGGGGTTACGGCTGAGTACCGTCTGCGGGACGATGGAGGTATACAGGTGCTCAATCGCGGGTTCTCGGAGTCGAAAAACCAGTGGAAAGAAGCTGTGGGCAAAGCCTATTTTGTGAACAGTGATTCGGAGGGTTTCCTGAAGGTTTCCTTCTTTGGCCCCTTTTACGGTTCCTATGTGATTTTCGAGCTGGATCACGAGAACTACCAGTACGCCTTTATCTCTGGTCCCAACACCGGGTATCTCTGGTTCCTGTCGCGCACGCCAACCGTGGAACAGGAAATGATGGAGAAGTTCCTGTCGGCGGCAAGGGCTCGCGGGTTTGATACGGACAACCTTATTTTTGTAGGGCACGGGCGGCAAGAGTAG
- a CDS encoding GFA family protein: MKHTGGCLCGAIRFEVTGPFEGFFLCHCSRCRKDTGSSNAANLFSRASELRWLSGESQVTVYNLPETRHVRSFCAVCGSALPSLQTNGTLLVPAGSLDTDVPLRPQGHIFMDSRANWDEKLETLPKFGSFPA, translated from the coding sequence GTGAAACATACGGGTGGATGTCTATGTGGGGCGATTCGCTTCGAGGTAACCGGGCCCTTTGAAGGTTTCTTCCTTTGCCATTGTTCGCGTTGTCGGAAAGACACGGGCTCATCTAACGCCGCTAATCTTTTCTCTAGGGCTTCTGAACTGCGCTGGCTGTCTGGAGAATCACAAGTCACCGTTTATAACTTACCCGAAACTCGCCACGTTAGAAGCTTTTGTGCGGTTTGTGGTTCAGCGCTGCCAAGTCTGCAAACGAACGGCACGTTACTCGTGCCCGCTGGGAGCCTTGATACAGATGTGCCACTCCGACCCCAGGGGCATATATTCATGGACAGCAGGGCCAACTGGGATGAGAAGTTGGAAACTCTTCCTAAATTTGGTTCCTTTCCAGCCTAG
- a CDS encoding HigA family addiction module antitoxin, with the protein MSMHNPAHPGAILKELILELGITVTDAAAHLCVSRKTLSKILNGRGAITTDMALRLEMVFGKPSADHWLRLQSAYDLWQARNNRQAVHVVPYEMNLA; encoded by the coding sequence ATGAGCATGCATAACCCCGCCCATCCGGGCGCAATACTCAAAGAACTTATTTTGGAACTGGGCATCACCGTGACTGATGCCGCAGCGCATCTTTGTGTCAGCCGTAAGACGCTTTCAAAAATCCTCAATGGACGCGGTGCAATTACTACAGACATGGCCCTGCGCCTGGAGATGGTTTTCGGGAAACCCTCAGCCGATCATTGGCTCAGGCTGCAAAGTGCCTATGACCTGTGGCAGGCGAGAAATAACCGCCAGGCCGTGCACGTTGTACCCTACGAAATGAATCTTGCGTGA
- a CDS encoding Crp/Fnr family transcriptional regulator gives MKHTPAGSVSELLEHLHSLLAQRIRFSSSAWKAAEARFSARRFAAGEHVIEAGKRVCTVGFLLQGFARYYYLTPSGEEFNKSFAKEGQVLSCISSLVAGEPSPFFIQALEPCQCLFLEYQDLQELCRLHPEWGELVRHLLEQLALKKERREADFLLLSAQERYQKFLQEYADIASRIPNYHIASYIGITEVSLSRIRRRMGYTEINKG, from the coding sequence ATGAAGCATACTCCTGCTGGAAGCGTCTCTGAGTTGCTTGAACATCTGCACTCCCTGCTCGCGCAGCGGATCCGCTTTTCATCGTCCGCCTGGAAGGCTGCCGAGGCGCGGTTTTCGGCACGCCGCTTTGCTGCTGGTGAGCATGTTATCGAGGCCGGGAAGCGCGTCTGCACCGTTGGTTTTCTCCTGCAGGGCTTTGCGCGTTACTATTATCTGACACCCTCAGGAGAGGAGTTCAATAAATCTTTTGCCAAAGAAGGGCAGGTGCTGAGCTGTATCAGTTCCCTGGTAGCGGGTGAACCATCCCCATTTTTTATTCAGGCGCTTGAGCCCTGCCAGTGCCTGTTCCTGGAGTATCAGGATCTGCAGGAGCTCTGCCGTCTGCACCCGGAATGGGGGGAGCTGGTAAGACACCTGCTGGAGCAGCTGGCGCTGAAAAAGGAGCGTCGGGAAGCGGATTTTCTGCTGCTCTCTGCGCAGGAGCGTTACCAAAAATTCCTGCAGGAATATGCGGATATTGCCAGCCGCATCCCCAACTATCACATAGCTTCCTATATCGGCATCACCGAAGTCAGCCTTTCGCGCATCCGCAGACGCATGGGTTACACCGAAATTAACAAGGGATAA
- a CDS encoding PIN domain-containing protein: MSSFPTIDTSETIAAQVVENRRKKRIRVPDNIIAATAQVHNLVLVTRNVSDFTSVQVKIVNPLD, encoded by the coding sequence ATAAGCTCATTTCCCACCATTGACACAAGCGAGACAATTGCAGCTCAGGTCGTTGAGAATCGCCGTAAGAAAAGGATCAGGGTTCCGGATAATATTATTGCGGCAACAGCACAAGTTCATAATTTGGTGTTAGTGACACGCAATGTATCGGACTTTACTTCCGTTCAAGTAAAAATTGTAAACCCTTTAGATTAA
- a CDS encoding class I SAM-dependent methyltransferase, translating into MSSHFDAAASKWDHDPAKVERARVTAERIRELPFVNRNSLVDFGSGTGLLGLQLKDSFASVLLVDSSPEMLRVAREKITEQGITNVETCHGDSLTDVVSRHSAITTLMVLHHMADVKAFFTEAYQALEPEGFLIIADLAKEDGSFHKHMSSFSGHNGFDTEELSEIAAESGFRVHSAERYHEIVKKGANGEKRAYPLFLFAAIKQVLP; encoded by the coding sequence ATGAGCAGTCACTTTGACGCTGCCGCCAGCAAATGGGATCATGACCCCGCAAAAGTTGAGCGGGCAAGGGTAACAGCGGAAAGAATCCGGGAACTCCCCTTCGTCAATCGCAACAGCCTGGTGGATTTTGGCAGTGGCACCGGCCTGCTCGGCCTGCAGCTGAAGGATTCCTTCGCCAGCGTTCTCCTGGTCGATTCCTCGCCGGAAATGCTGCGGGTGGCCCGCGAGAAGATCACCGAACAGGGTATAACCAATGTCGAAACCTGCCACGGGGACAGCCTGACCGATGTGGTTTCGCGCCATTCAGCGATCACCACGCTGATGGTTCTGCATCACATGGCCGATGTGAAAGCATTTTTTACTGAGGCCTACCAGGCCCTCGAGCCGGAAGGCTTCCTGATTATTGCCGATCTGGCCAAGGAAGACGGTTCATTCCACAAGCACATGTCATCATTCAGTGGTCACAATGGATTTGATACTGAGGAGCTGTCCGAAATCGCAGCTGAAAGCGGCTTTCGCGTTCACAGCGCTGAGCGCTATCACGAAATAGTCAAAAAGGGTGCGAACGGAGAAAAGCGTGCCTATCCACTCTTCCTGTTTGCCGCCATAAAGCAGGTCCTCCCGTAA